The Flavobacterium sp. M31R6 nucleotide sequence CCCCTGGAAAGCCAATTGTGTTCCTTCTTCGATGGTGAAATGGGCAAATTCCGAAATGTCTGCACCAGCAACAAATGCTTTTTCACCACTACCCGTAAGTATGATAACCTGAATTTCTTTGTTTTTACCCAATACTTTTATGGCTTTGTGCAAATCATTGATCGTTTCAATATTCAAAGCATTTAGTTTGGTTGGTCTGTTGATAACAACGGTTGCGATGTTGTTTTCCAATGTAATTAAAAGATTGTCGTAGTTCATTGTGTTATAGTTATGAGTTAATGATTGGTAGGGTAACGGTAAAGATGGTACCTCTTCCAAATTTAGATTCAAAGGTAATTGTTCCGTTGTAGTTTTCGATAATGTTTTTTATAATTCCAAGACCTAAACCCATTCCGCTGTTTTTGGTAGTGAATTTGGGTTCAAAGATGTTGTCGATATGTTCAGGACTTATTCCGGTTCCATTGTCTTTTATAGTGATAATGACTTCTTTTTTTATTCTTTGGATGGTAACCAATATCATTTTGGTTTCTTGATCTTCCGGAATGGCCTGTATGGCATTTTTAACCAAATTCGTAATCACTCTAATGAGCTGCGTACGGTCAATTTTGGAAATAATATCTTTTTCGGAACATTCAAAAACAATAAAATCTTCATGAAAAATATCCAAGGTCAGTTCTACGACTTCAACTACATTCAGCATTTCATTTTGTTGGGCAGGCATCGAAGCAAAATCAGAAAAGGCAGATGCAACGGCACTCATCGTGTCTATTTGCTGAATTAAGGATTCAGAGAAATCGTTCAGTTTTTGTTTAATATTTGGGTCTTCCGGATGAAATTTTCGTTGAAAACTCTGAATAGTGAGTCGCATTGGCGTTAGTGGATTTTTGATTTCGTGAGCCACCTGCTTGGCCATTTCCCTCCAGGCCAAATCTCTTTCGTTTTGAGCTAGTTTTATGGCGTTTCTTTCGAGTTCTTCAATCATCCTGTTGTAGGCGTGCAATAGCATATTGATCTCTTTGATTTTGGCCGAAAAAGGTATTTTTTCATTCTTTTGGTTCAAACTGGTATCCCTTAATTTTTCGGCAAAATCATAGATAGGTTTGGTGATAAAGGAAGAAAGTAAATAAGCCAATCCAAAAGCCAAGGCAATCATAAGGGCATACACCTGTACCAAACTAACAAAGAAATTGTTTAATTTTTTTTCATAATAGCCATCGTCGGGAACATTGGGTAGTTTTAGGATTCCAATGGGTTTGAATTTTTTGTTTTTTATAAGGCTGTAAGAAGA carries:
- a CDS encoding HAMP domain-containing sensor histidine kinase, translating into MVVLIIATSLLLITISIFQYKSVAKEYNQKRIESMEYYVKKHINYMLSNTTYPLTDDNIKLIFKDKIHEISDIQNAEIQIYSLDGKLLKSSKESFSVVTQSPIISKFILRLVNASIDKRFVEVKTINGIKYRSSYSLIKNKKFKPIGILKLPNVPDDGYYEKKLNNFFVSLVQVYALMIALAFGLAYLLSSFITKPIYDFAEKLRDTSLNQKNEKIPFSAKIKEINMLLHAYNRMIEELERNAIKLAQNERDLAWREMAKQVAHEIKNPLTPMRLTIQSFQRKFHPEDPNIKQKLNDFSESLIQQIDTMSAVASAFSDFASMPAQQNEMLNVVEVVELTLDIFHEDFIVFECSEKDIISKIDRTQLIRVITNLVKNAIQAIPEDQETKMILVTIQRIKKEVIITIKDNGTGISPEHIDNIFEPKFTTKNSGMGLGLGIIKNIIENYNGTITFESKFGRGTIFTVTLPIINS